From the genome of Romeriopsis navalis LEGE 11480:
GATAGCGCCAAGATTTTGGCCGATGCGCGCGCGATGATTCGGCCCACCAATGCTTCGGAAGTCCAACGCGCCATTAGCCGGGCCAGCCAAATCCCGCCCGGTGACGGTCGCTACGCTGAAACACAACGCCAAATCGATCGCTGGTGTGCGGACATGCTGATAATTGCCCAAAAACGGGCGAACCAAGGCAACTTTCGCGACGCGATCGCCGCCGCCAAACTCGTCCCGAACAAACGTGGCAAACTTTCAGAGCAGGCAAAACAGTTGATCGGTCAATGGCAAAAACGCCTCAAGTAAAGCATCCTCACCTTGATGCCACACTGTTCCCCCAACTTAAGCCAGGCTTAACACGCAGAAATACTTAATCACTAAACAGTGATAGAAGAATCTGATTTGCTAACTGTAATTCTGCGGTCATGAACTGAGATCAGCATAACTATTTAGTACTAATCAGAGCAAAATGGGTAACTTTAATGGGAGTGAAATCGGCAAATAGCCGCCAATTGAACTTTTGCAACGAAGTTTGTCGCTAGAACAATTATTTGTTAGTTTGAATACAGGTGGTCAGATTCTTGACTGTCACGTTGGTTGACCGGCAGTTTAGCGAAGCATGATTTGATGGTGATATAGAGACGAATCGCTTTTGTTTCTGACTTCATCTTCCTCAGGTTGCTTTTCACATCTACCCGTCAGTTTCAACAGTAGTCACGACCATCAATCCACCTTCTTGACTTCGCGTCACCTCATTCACCCCAAGATTAAATTGTCCGGTTTAATCTCGTTTGAGTTGATGCCTCTAGCCGGTTAGTTTAAGAAAATCGTTCAGCATGATGACTGAAATAGCATTTTCGATAGCCTGACAGCAAGGCACTATGGCCAGACTATGATTCTTTGCTGTTGCTAGATTCAGTTAATTGGATTGTTCTCCCTCCTCCGTCCACCCTCACACAACAAGACACTGCGACTAAATTCTCATTGAAAAATTTCAAAAATTGGAGTTTTTCTGAGTTGCATAAGTCACTGGTGATTCACTCTATGTTTTGACACTGTTTATCTGCGAGGGGCTGTTATGTGTGCGTTCAAAGTTGCCGGTACTAAGGCTAATTCTTCCCGAGTCATGCAAGCGACAATGTCGCTCGTTTTAGGGCTCGGTCTATCAACCCTTCACCTCACAGCAAGTCACACCAATGCGACTGCGGCGGCTACTCCAATTCCGTCTTCTGCTTCTCAAAGTGCGAAAGTTGCCCGCGTGGCAGCGAAACTGGCTGATGGTGTTTACCTCTACGGTCAAACTAACCAGCCCAACCAGTTGAATCAAGCCTACTTTGTCTTTGAAGTAAACAAAGGTAATGTCCTCGGCGCGCTCTACATGCCAGGATCTTCCTTCGATTGTGCTCACGGTAGTTTCAATCGCGAACAACTGGCACTCAAGGTACGTGGTGCCTATGAGCAGCCAACTTCAACCTACTCGATCGCCCTGGACCGCAGTGCCAAGGTGGCTACAAGTAACCTCAACGGAATCGGCCAAGTCGGTCTATCGGGGTTCAAAAAATTGGCTCAAGTGAGCCAAAACGATATCCGATTGCTGAACACATGCAAGGCAACTTACCAAGCTAAAGCCTGGTAGTTCTATGAGTTTTCCTCTCTCGCTCTAACTCAACAAGTTAGTCCAAATAAACAGTCCCCCCATTCAAGCGATGCAAAGTATCGCTAGGATGGGGTTTCTCTTGTGACGAAAATAACGTTCTCCGTGACTTGCTCAAAGGTATCGTCATGACTAATTACGAAGAGTTGTCGGAAGGAACGAATATTCGAGATGGCTTCAGCCAGTTGAATCCGGCGGGGACGATCCATATTAGTTGTCGGCTCATCGAAGAACGCAATATTAATGTCTGCAAGGATCTTGAGCAGTGCTAAACGGACGGCCAACGCCGCACACATCTGCTCACCACCCGAGAGATTAATAAACCGACGTTCGTTTGCGCCTTCTCGCACCAAGATTTCGTAATCCCGCGTCCACTCCAAGGCAACGTTCGGTCGGTTCAACAATTCACGGAATAGCTTATCGGCCTCCCGCGCAATACTTTGAACATACAGTTCCGTAATTCTGGGTCCCGCTTGCTTGTAGGCTTTGCGCGCAAATTTAATAAATCGATCGACCTTTTGCTGTTGCTTTAGCGCAGTCTGGGTGCGATCGCGTTTTTCCTGTACGGTCTTGAGTTTCGCCACCTGCACTTCTAACGCTTCCAGTCGCTTCAACTTCTCAGGTAATTGAGCCTGTCGGGTAATCGTTTCACGGTTCGCTTCTTGGTAAGCCGCTTGCAGCGCCGCAACTTCCTGGGGATCAAGGGTGGCCGCGAGGGTTTGTTGTTGAGTCAAAAGTTGCGCTAACTGCTGCTGCTGGGACAATAGTTGCTCCTTAGCCGTAGCAAATTGTTCGTTCAGGGGTTTGAAGCGATTCGCCGCTTTTTGATGTTCGAGATAGCGATTGTAATCCGGTCGATGCAAGTCACGCTGCTCTTGCTGCGCCGTAATTCGGGCCGGGAGATCGGCAAACTCTACCAGTTGTTGCTCAAACTCCTGTAGCTGCGTCTGGGTTTCGGACATCGCAAGCTGCAACTGGCGTTTTTGTTGGGTGAGCGCTGGTTGCTGCTCAATCTCTTTTTGCAGAAACCGGCTACGCGCACCGGGATCATCAAGCGCGTGAAGCTGTTGCTTGAGATCCGTCAGCTGTGATTGCCACTCCGGTTCACTAGCAAGATGGGTTTTCGCCTGCTGCATCACGGCCTTAACTTCCATAATTTCCGCAAAGATCTGGGTTTGCTCTTGCTGCTTCGCGGCCAACGTCAAATAACGGGCTTGCTGCTGCCGCAGTCCATTTAGTTGGATTTGCGTTTGTTGAATCGCTTGCTCAAGACGCTCGGCCACAATCTGCTCCGACAGATCATCGAGAATCCCTTGAATATCGGCGACTAGATGCGCCTGGAGCTGGAAACCATGTTCTAAGGCAGTGATAATTGGCGTGATCGCTTGGTCAGCAATTCCGGCCGCCGCTTGTAATGCTTTGAGATTCGTGGCAGTGGTTTTAATTTCCTGGTCATGTAGCGTCCCTCGCTTCTGGGCTTGCGCCAGGATTTGTCGCAGATCGTGATCAAACTGAGCCGCCGCCGCAATCCGACTAAGCTGCTGCTGATAGCGTTGCTGTTGAACTTCGAGTTCCGCAATTTGTGCGTCGATTGTCTCCAACGCCTGCAACTGCTCTAGTTCTTGCTTCAGCGCTTGGGAGCGCTGCTGTAATTGAGCCAGACGTTTTTCGTCACGGGTTAAAGTTTGCCGCCAGCTATTCAGGTTTTGGAGTTGCTGCTGGACATGCTGAAGTTGCTTTTCCAGTTCCACCTGCGCCGCTAACTGGGGCTGGAGCCGATCGAACTGGGTCTGGGCTTGATTACAGCGTTCAATTTGATGATTCAGGGTCGCGAGTTGGGTGGTGCGATCGGTCGATTGTTGCACCAAATTTTGCTTCTGCTGCTCAAGTTGCTGCTGCTGATCGCGTTGTTTTTCAAGAGCTTTGAGCATTTCCTCAGCCTGGAGTACAGCTTGATAGGCCGATCGCCGTTCTGTACAAATTTCCACAGCCTCTCGGGCTTGCTCTAGCTCCGTCGCTAATCGTTGCAGCTCTTTTTCCTGAGACTGGACTTGGCTCGTGGCTTGGGTGACACGATTCGTTAAATGCTGCAACTCAGCCGCTTGAGCCCCAATCCGATCCTGCTCAACTTTCAACTTTTCGAGCTTCTCTTGCCATAGGGTCAGCTCTGCCTTACCCAGCTCCAGCTCCTGCTGCAAATTTGTGTGCAACTGCACCAGTGCATCCCATTCTTGCAATTGTTCCTCACAATGTGCAATATCCCGAGCGAGGCTATCTGTCTGCGCCTTTGAATATTTTTCGAGGTTGATAAAATCCTTGAAGGTCTTTTGATATTCCTCAACTTTCAGCACCTTATCGAAGATCGCTTTCCGTTTCTCTGGGGTGAGCTGAAAGTCAGCGGTAAAAGTACCTTGGGGCACACCGATCGTGCTGGAAAATAGCTCTGAGAGATCGGTCCCCGGTGCCACACCCAAGTTCTCGCGCAGCCAGGGCAAAATTTCATCCCCTTTGCGCGACAGATTTAGCTTTTCATTGAGCTGGGGATCATAAATGGTGTAACCCGATCGACTACTTCGCTGGACATCATAGGTCCGCTGATCGCGGCTAGAAATAAAGCTCACCGTCGCCTGGGCCGTACTCTCCCCATTCCGGATAAAATCTTCAACCTTATACTCGCCCCGATGATCAAACAACACCCAAGCGATCGCTTCGAGAATACTGGTTTTGCCTGCACCGTTTTCCCCAGAGATGGCATTGGTTCCGGGCTGGAAAGCAAAGCAGCGATCGCTGTGGGCTTTAAAGTTTTTCAGCGTGACAGACAGAATTTCGACCATAGAAGCAGCCTAAAAGGAAATTGTCTAAACGGGGTGAAAAATCGAGACAAGACAGAACAAGTGTACGATTTTTATTGAATCTTTGCTAGGACTTTTGAGCGGCTGCCATCGTAGCATCGATCGTTGAAGCGCGTCGATCGATTTATAGCTTGGGTAAACTGGAAAGAATGTCCTTATGCCTCCCGCCATGATCAACTCAAAAGCGACACTCATTCAGGCCATTCAATCCGGTACAAACCCCGAATACCTTTGCTTCTGGGGCCATCGTCCAGCCAAAGACGGCAGCATTACCAAAAGCTGCTTCAGCCAATGGTGGGCCTCACCCTTCTTTGCCGATGGCTGTGTTTATCCCACTGCCGAACACTACATGATGGCGGAAAAAGCGCGCTTGTTTGACGATCGCATTATGGCCGGAGAAATTCTTAAAGCAACCAATCCCAAAGAGGTCAAAGCCCTGGGTCGTAAGGTGAAAGGGTTTGATCAAACCGTCTGGGAAAAATATTGTTGCTCAATTGTCGTCGAAGGCAACTATCACAAGTTCAACCAAAACAGTGCCTTGCAAAAGTTCCTGCTAGATACCGGGGATAAGATTTTAGTTGAAGCGAGTCCGGTGGATAAGATTTGGGGTATTGGCCTCGCCGAGGATGACGCACAGGCGACAGTTCCCGAGCAATGGCCAGGGTCAAATTTATTGGGCTTTGCGCTGATGGTGGTGCGCGATCGGATTCGGAATCAATAAACTACGCTTCGGCCGTAAGCGCTTGAGCCCGTTCTTCCGGTGAACGCAGCGGTATAACCTCTGTTCTTGCTTCATATTCATAGACCAACATGCCTAGCACCCGCAGGTAGTCTCGAATATCATCATCAAGCTGGCCATCTAGCAGCTGATTAATCCATGTTTGAGTCGCTTGCAACGTCGCCTCATCCTGAATTAGGTGGGGCGGGAAATCGGTTAAACGCTTCAGATCAGCGACGTCGCTTAAGTCCATCAAACGTGAATCTGGCTCAAAATTACTCGCAGCCGATCGTAGTCATCCTTCAACAGCAAGTTCAACATTCGGCCCGCTTCGACCAGCCACACCCGATCGGCTTTCCGTAATTGGTAAATCTCGCGCATCGTTGCTGCTGCCAGCGCATCGGTCGGCGCACCATTCACTTGCAATAGTGTCCGCAAAAAATCTAACTGCTCCGTAAAGGCAATTACTTCATCGGCTGTACATTGGAAAACACCCTGGTGAATCTGCGGCGGACGGGGCGGCAAATGCTGCAAAAACTGAAACGGCGACCCCTTACGACTCTGATCCGGTTGATAACCGACGATCGTCGCCCGAAATTCCGTCTTCAACATCGCAAAAATCTGCGGCTGCTCTTCCTTCAGATCATCCAACGACATGCCCAAAGCCCGCGCCCGATGCACCGTATCAATCGGGCTAGTCGTGGCATGATATACCACCGCATAAATCTGGTTTCCCGATTCTTCATCCCGCGATCG
Proteins encoded in this window:
- a CDS encoding AAA family ATPase, with protein sequence MVEILSVTLKNFKAHSDRCFAFQPGTNAISGENGAGKTSILEAIAWVLFDHRGEYKVEDFIRNGESTAQATVSFISSRDQRTYDVQRSSRSGYTIYDPQLNEKLNLSRKGDEILPWLRENLGVAPGTDLSELFSSTIGVPQGTFTADFQLTPEKRKAIFDKVLKVEEYQKTFKDFINLEKYSKAQTDSLARDIAHCEEQLQEWDALVQLHTNLQQELELGKAELTLWQEKLEKLKVEQDRIGAQAAELQHLTNRVTQATSQVQSQEKELQRLATELEQAREAVEICTERRSAYQAVLQAEEMLKALEKQRDQQQQLEQQKQNLVQQSTDRTTQLATLNHQIERCNQAQTQFDRLQPQLAAQVELEKQLQHVQQQLQNLNSWRQTLTRDEKRLAQLQQRSQALKQELEQLQALETIDAQIAELEVQQQRYQQQLSRIAAAAQFDHDLRQILAQAQKRGTLHDQEIKTTATNLKALQAAAGIADQAITPIITALEHGFQLQAHLVADIQGILDDLSEQIVAERLEQAIQQTQIQLNGLRQQQARYLTLAAKQQEQTQIFAEIMEVKAVMQQAKTHLASEPEWQSQLTDLKQQLHALDDPGARSRFLQKEIEQQPALTQQKRQLQLAMSETQTQLQEFEQQLVEFADLPARITAQQEQRDLHRPDYNRYLEHQKAANRFKPLNEQFATAKEQLLSQQQQLAQLLTQQQTLAATLDPQEVAALQAAYQEANRETITRQAQLPEKLKRLEALEVQVAKLKTVQEKRDRTQTALKQQQKVDRFIKFARKAYKQAGPRITELYVQSIAREADKLFRELLNRPNVALEWTRDYEILVREGANERRFINLSGGEQMCAALAVRLALLKILADINIAFFDEPTTNMDRPRRIQLAEAISNIRSFRQLFVISHDDTFEQVTENVIFVTRETPS
- a CDS encoding HAS-barrel domain-containing protein; translation: MRLPLTQPTRSPRAKTHIAEVIETSTMEFLAQCLEPDDLSFPAMPAFGSWVRSRDEESGNQIYAVVYHATTSPIDTVHRARALGMSLDDLKEEQPQIFAMLKTEFRATIVGYQPDQSRKGSPFQFLQHLPPRPPQIHQGVFQCTADEVIAFTEQLDFLRTLLQVNGAPTDALAAATMREIYQLRKADRVWLVEAGRMLNLLLKDDYDRLRVILSQIHV
- a CDS encoding NADAR family protein; amino-acid sequence: MPPAMINSKATLIQAIQSGTNPEYLCFWGHRPAKDGSITKSCFSQWWASPFFADGCVYPTAEHYMMAEKARLFDDRIMAGEILKATNPKEVKALGRKVKGFDQTVWEKYCCSIVVEGNYHKFNQNSALQKFLLDTGDKILVEASPVDKIWGIGLAEDDAQATVPEQWPGSNLLGFALMVVRDRIRNQ